A genome region from Babesia bigemina genome assembly Bbig001, chromosome : I includes the following:
- a CDS encoding membrane protein, putative, translating to MTHTKIPSAVVAALAFVVASRNAAASTNGENRVSVIYVENEGPYEIKCKADENIEVVDAFGICMEDFLSNKLDAKTLNLRLSLSNAFTRYCTALFRANQPCILNINKKKPGPDRFNTTFGLECQHGNVFVGLYSCCAKASTSIAQGEEVVLYKEKSTPLTPLCPSGTKISVLNAGQRGTVMCDKGHITSTLTRASDKCNGKELCSIPFDESQLSSCTGSSASHFVKYICE from the exons ATGACGCATACCAAGATTCCAAGCGCCGTCGTGGCGGCTCTTGCCTTC GTCGTAGCATCGCGAAATGCAGCGGCCAGCACG AATGGTGAAAATCGCGTTTCAGTCATTTACGTCGAGAACGAGGGCCCCTACGAAATCAAATGCAAAGCGGACGAAAACATAGAAGTCGTTGACGCATTCGGCATTTGCATGGAGGACTTTTTATCTAACAAACTTGATGCGAAAACGCTGAACCTTAGGTTGTCACTTTCTAACGCGTTCACCAGGTACTGCACCGCCTTATTTAGGGCAAACCAACCGTGCATCTTGAACATAAACAAGAAGAAGCCTGGACCGGATCGATTCAACACCACTTTCGGTTTGGAATGCCAACATGGTAACGTTTTCGTAGGCCTCtacagctgctgcgccaaggCTTCGACCTCCATAGCGCAAGGCGAAGAGGTGGTTCTGTACAAGGAAAAAtccactcccctcactCCGTTGTGCCCCTCAGGTACCAAGATTTCTGTGCTCAACGCGGGGCAGCGCGGCACTGTCATGTGCGACAAGGGACACATCACTTCCACGCTGACCAGGGCTTCCGATAAGTGCAACGGCAAAGAGTTGTGCTCCATTCCCTTCGACGAGTCGCAGCTGTCATCGTGCACGGGATCCTCCGCCTCTCACTTCGTCAAGTACATCTGCGAATGA
- a CDS encoding translation initiation factor 2 alpha subunit, putative, whose protein sequence is MSGNKSVLGDCRFYEQKFPNPGDLLMVKVNRIEAQGVYVSLLEYDEREGLILLSELSKRRYRSINKLVKVGRHEVVLVLRVDPVKGYIDLSKRRVSPEDIMKCEEKFSKAKKVHQTVRHIAQKHNISVEELNRVCIWPLYQRYPSALDALKEAAMNNGAIFKGLPIATEVIDSLIADIQLRLTPQALKLRCMIDVWCFGPDGVEAVKNALSCAKGTDEIKISVKLIAPPQYEVVTSCHDKEKGIDIMTRALEEISETIHSFDGGEFKQRCEITVMGDEDERHLESLLEGQESSDEDEDDSDDSEEEDEGMGRVDESMLPPDAVENGGDSDSD, encoded by the exons ATGAGCGGCAACAAAAGCGTGTTGGGAGACTGTCGCTTTTACGAGCAAAAGTTCCCCAATCCTGGGGACCTGTTGATGGTCAAGGTGAACCGCATCGAGGCCCAGGGCGTCTACGTCTCTCTTCTGGAATACGATGAGCGCGAGG GCCTGATTCTGCTGAGCGAGTTGTCGAAGCGTCGCTACAGGAGTATCAACAAGCTGGTGAAGGTGGGCAGACATGAGGTGGTCCTGGTCCTTCGCGTGGACCCCGTCAAGGGCTACATCGACCTGTCCAAGCGGCGGGTGTCGCCTGAGGACATCATGAAATGCGAGGAGAAATTTTCCAAGGCCAAGAAGGTGCACCAGACGGTTAGACACATTGCGCAGAAGCACAACATATCGGTTGAGGAGCTGAACCGCGTCTGCATCTGGCCGTTGTACCAGCGTTACCCTAGCGCGCTTGATGCGCTGAAG GAAGCCGCCATGAACAACGGCGCCATTTTCAAGGGCCTGCCCATAGCCACGGAAGTCATCGACTCTCTTATCGCGGACATCCAACTTCGCCTCACTCCACAGGCGTTGAAGTTGAG GTGCATGATCGATGTGTGGTGTTTCGGACCTGACGGTGTCGAGGCCGTGAAGAATGCGCTGAGCTGCGCCAAGGGCACCGATGAGATCAAGATCAGCGTCAAGCTCATCGCACCCCCCCAGTACGAGGTCGTGACCAGCTGCCACGACAAGGAGAAGGGCATTGACATAATGACGAGGGCGCTGGAGGAGATCTCCGAGACCATCCACTCcttcgacggcggcgagttCAAGCAGCGCTGCGAGATCACGGTGATGGGCGACGAGGACGAGCGTCACCTCGAGAGCCTGCTCGAAGGCCAggagagcagcgatgaggacgaGGACGACTCCGACGAcagcgaggaggaggacgaGGGCATGGGTCGCGTGGACGAGTCCATGCTGCCCCCGGACGCCGTCGAGAACGGAGGCGACTCCGACTCGGACTGA